The Corynebacterium auriscanis genome includes the window GGGGGAGGGGTCTGGTTTTCGTTAGACAGTCCGCCTGGTCGCTGTCGCCATATTTTAATTAATTACTGTGAAATTCGGCGTATTTTACTAATGCAAGTTAATTGAGTGTTAATCCAATGGCTAACATGGGGTTAATTTTTATTTCCTCCTGATTGAAACAATCGCCCTGCGCAATTCCCTGTGCCAATGAGACCAATGCAGTGGAAACCACCATCGTCTTTCGGGCAAAGGGTAAACCGGCGCTTGACTACACTCAGGAAGGCTTTAACACTCATGACCGTGGATACTTCGAACGCAGCGGGGGCTGCGACCAACAATGCTGGGGCGGTGAAGGGGGCCGATGCTAGCGATAAATGGTGGCACCTCGCTTTCGGGCTTTTGCTGCTGGGTACCGTCGTTACTTTCGGCTTGTGGGTGACCGACTACGTTGGCGCCACATCCCATTACGTCGTTCTTATTGTCACTATCTTCTTTGGCCTGTTCATGGCTTTCAACATCGGTGGTAATGACGTTGCCAACTCCTTCGGAACCTCCGTGGGTGCGGGCACGTTGACGATGAAGCAAGCGCTTATGGTTGCCGCTGTTTTTGAAGTTGGCGGCGCCGTCCTGGCCGGTGGCAGTGTGACCGAAACCGTCCGCAGTAACATCGTCGATCTTGACGGTGTGCAGCTGGAGCCCATGGAATTCGCCTACATTATGATCGCGGCTCTCCTCGGCGCTGCACTGTGGCTGCTGGTTGCTACCAAGATGGGCTGGCCCGTTTCCACCACGCACTCTATCGTCGGCGGCATCGTCGGTGCGGCCGTCACGACTGGTCTTATCACCGGTAAAGGTGGATGGGACATGGTTCAGTGGAGCGAAATTGGTCAGATCGCCATTTCGTGGGTGTTGTCCCCGGTGCTGGGTGGTCTGGCAGCGTATCTGCTCTTCCGGGCCATCAAGGGTGGAATCCTTCGCTATAACGAGGCCGCTGATGTGCGACTACGCGAACTGAAGCAGAAGAAGATCGAACATCGCCGTCGCCACAAGGAGGCATTCGAGCGACTCAGCGAAGTTCAGCAGATTTCCTACACCAATGCCATGGCTCGTGATGCCCAGACCGTCATGGACGATGACTTCGACCGCGAACAGCTGGAGTCGGAGTACTACCGCGACCTTTACCGCCTGAATGATGAAGCCGAGGACGTGGAAGCTCACCAGGCCCTAGAACGCTGGGTTCCGCTGCTCGCTGCGATTGCGGCGGTGATCATCACCGCGATGATGCTGTTCAAGGGGCTGAAGAACATCGACTTCACCCTCTCTACCTTCAATACCGTGCTGATCATGCTTATGGTTGGCGCAGTCGTGTGGATGGCCGTCTACATCTTCGCCCGCACAATGAAGAACAAATCCCTAGACCGCTCCACCTTCCTGCTTTTCAGCTGGATGCAGGTGTTTACCGCGTCCGCGTTCGCATTTAGTCACGGCTCCAACGATATTGCCAACGCGGTAGGCCCCTTCGCCGCCGTTGTGGACGTTATTGCTCACAATGAAATCCGTAGCTCTGCTAGCGTCCCCGGTGCCCTGATGGCTGCCGCGGGTATTGCACTGGTTGCTGGCCTGTGGTTTATTGGCCGTAACGTGATCAAGACCGTTGGTACGGGCTTGACGAACATTCACCCAGCCAGTGGCTTCGCCGCCGAGCTTTCGGCAGCTGCTGTGGTGATGGGAGCTTCTTTGCTGGGGCTGCCCGTTTCTTCCACTCACATCCTGATCGGAGCCGTTTTGGGCGTGGGCCTAGTGAATAAGGCCGCTAACTGGAACCTCATGAAGCCCATCGCGCTGGCGTGGATCATCACTGTGCCAGCCGCCGCTGCAGTGGGTGCGGTAGGCGTCTGGATTCTTCGCATGGCGTTCATGGGTTAACAATTAGATTTCGAACGCTCCCTTTTCTCGAGCCCGGTACGCATGATCCACCGGGCCGCGGCCGTGCCCCACGCGTAGCGCGGCCGCTTTTTCTATAGCCCCATGCAGCCACTGGGTCGCCCAGACCAAGGCGGCGTCGTAAGAATTGCCACCACCCAAACGAGTAGCCAAAGCAGAGCTCAGTGAACAACCCGTGCCGTGAGTATGTGGCGAATCAACGCGCGGGGAGGAAGCGATGTGCAAGGGGGAAGTGCCAACGGTGGCGCAGTGTGCCCCGGCGCTTTCGGTAGCGCGATGTGGTGCCACCCAGGCGTTACCTGCTTCTTCCCCGTTGAGATGGCCTCCTTTTACTATTACATTGACGCCGTGCTCATCCGACCACGCCTGGGCCTGGGCCACGGCTTCATCGAACGAACCAGCGGGAGTTTGCTCGCACAAGATCGCCAGCTCTGGGATGTTCGGAGTGATCACGGCGTGGTCGGCATAAGCACTCAACGAGGTAGCAAAGGAGCGTACGGCCGCTTCCGCATCCTCGGCGAGCAGGCGATCCCCGCTGGTGGCGATCATCACGGGATCGAAAACCAACACGGGCACGGGGTGGTTGGCCAGCCAGTTTTGTACCACCTCGGTGGTTGTGAGATCACCGAGCATGCCGATTTTGACGGCATCGAGATCCACGTCCTCAAAAACCGCTGCCAGTTGCTGTGTGAGGAATTCGGCGCCAGGAGTGTGTACGGCGCGAACTCCCTGCGTGTTTTGCGCGACCAAGCTTGTAACGACGGATAAGCCATAACCTCCGGCGGCGAAGATGGACTTCAGATCGGCTTGGGCACCTGCGCCACCGGAGGGATCCGTGCCCGCGATGGAAAGCACGCGCGGGGCAAGGGGGAAGTAATTGCGGTTATTCATACCTCCTATTGTGCCTCCGGTTGCGCTTTCGGTTCTGGTTCCGGTTGCAATTGCCGGCGCGTTTTCCTTGATGCCCGCTGATATGTCGGAGGGGGAGGGGGCAGGTCGGTTAGGCTCCTGTGTCTGGCTGTGGCAGTTCGCGTGGAACCACCTTGCCTACTGGGTTCCGCGGCAGCTCATCTAGGTAAACGAAGTAACGTGGAACCGCGTGGCGCGCTAGCTTCTGCTTGACCTCGGCAATAACCCCCTGCTCGAAGGACCGCTTTTCCTCGTCAGTGAGTTCCACCGCCTTCTTGTCCTTGAAAACGACCCACGCGCACAGGGCTTGGCCGTACATGGGGCAATCAACGCCACGAACAGCAGCTTCCTCGATTTCTTCGCGAGAAGTGAAAATGTTTTCTGTGTCCTGTGGGTAGACGTTCTCCCCGCCGGAGACGATCATGTCGTCACTGCGACCGGCGATGAAGAGCAAACCCTCTTCGTTGTAGTATCCCAGATCACCAGTTGCGACCATTCCGTCAACAACGTCCTTGTCGGAACCGGGGCGGGTATAGCCCTCGAAGAGCATGTCGTTTTTGACGAAGATTCGACCGGTTTCACCAGCGGGTACTTCCTTGCCGTCGTTATCCAGGATCTTCAAGGTTGTGGCCATCGGCGGCCTACCAGCGGTCTTGGGGAAGCGCCTCAATTCTTCTGGCGTGGCGATGGAAGCCCAGCTGACTTCGGTAGAGCCATATAGGTTGTACAACACGTCGCCGAACTTCTTTTGCGTTTCCTCGATTACTGCCGGTGGGAGAGCTTCGCCTGAGGTTGCGATGATCTTGGTGCCAGGGTTAAAACCTTCCGGAACAGCATCGAGCATGCGGCGGAGCATGGTGGGAACCATAGCGATGGTGTACGGCCGGTTCTTCTCGATGACCTGAACTGCGGCCTCGGGAGTGAATTTGCGCTGCAGAATCATTGTGTTGCGCAGGGCTAGGGCCAGCTGGATCTGGGCGAAGCCCCATGTGTGGAACATGGGTGCGGCAAGGAAGGCTGGGCGGTGGTGCTTCAGCGGGATGCGGCTCATGATCGATGAGGCCGGCATATACGTTTTGGGCTCGGGACGGCGCGCGCCCTTAGGGGTACCAGTGGTACCTGAGGTCAAGATAATCGTGCGGCCCATTCGTGGACGGGAGGGGACAGTGAGATCTTCTGGGGTGGTCCGTAGAACCTCATGCAGGCTGGCCCACTCGTTGCTGCGGGTGGCGTAATCACCGCTGTCGATGGCATCGCGCACATTACTCTGCGGCTTTTGTGCGGCCTCCGCTTCGCGGCTCAGTCCCAGGGTGTCGCCGAATTCCCAAGCGACAATCACGTGCGCGCCATTGAAGTCCTTCGGCAATAGCGGCAGGAATTCCTCGTCGATGAACATCACATCGACTTTTTGCTCGGTAAGAACCGCGCGGGTTTGCTCGGCCGAGGAGCCGGTATTGAAGAAGACGATGTCCGTACCCAAGCGCCCGTGGGCACACAGGGTGAGGATGAGACCGCGGTGGTTACGGCACAATACACCGATCTTGTCGCGCTCACGCACACCGCTGCGGAACAGGGCGCGAGCCAGCGTATTGGTCTGCTCGTGCAGTTCGGAGTACGTCATCGAACCAGCATCGTCGATGATTGCCGTGTGGAACGGGTCGCGAGCTGCGCCGATGGAGAGCAACCCGGCTGGAAGGAAGCGCCACTGGTACATCGATTGCAGCGCTTTACCTGCGGCCATGGGGGTCATAGGGCCCAGTACACCGGACTTAAAAAGCGGGACTGTGCCTTTGGCGAGGGTGCCCACGGTATCGGCATGGTCGCGCAAAGTTAGTTTGGGAGACATCGCTGCAGCGTTCATCAATCCAGACCTTTCCCAGCGGGATTTTTCGAATATTTCCGCTGGTTAATTGTTGAATGATTGTGTATTTCCACTCATGTGGTGACGTGGTTTTGACGTTAGCTTAGGGCGTGGGGGTCTGGAGGAGTTTTGAGAAAATATTTATTTGTTTAGGGATACGATTCCTCGTTGCGCTCATGGGGTGTTCGCTGAAGGCGGACACCCGGGAAGATTGAGTCCGAATAAGCTTGTGACCTGCGAATAGTGAGGTGACTGGGGGCGTGGGGGCGTCGGAATAAGACGAGTAGAGGCGGTTGTTAGTACAAAGGCAATCGTTGTTGTCGGGTCGCACCACTATGGTGGGCAGCAGACCTTCCACCAGAAAGAAGAGGGAGTACACCATGTTTGAGAGGTTCACCGATCGCGCTCGTCGCGTTGTTGTGTTAGCACAGGACGAAGGCCGTGCGCTGAACCACAATTACATCGGCACGGAACACATCCTGCTTGGCCTCATTCAAGAGGGCGAGGGGGTCGCGGCCAAGGCGCTGGAGTCCATGGGTATTTCTCTCGACGCCGTGCGTACCGAGGTTAAAGAAATCATTGGCACTGGCGGTCATCCGCCAAGCGGGTACATCCCGTTTACTCCGCGTGCCAAGAAGGTACTGGAACTGGCGCTACGCGAGGCACTCCAACTGGGGCATAAGTACATCGGGACGGAACACCTCCTGCTCGGTTTGATCCGTGAGGGCGAGGGAGTAGCTGCCCAGGTTCTGGTGAAGCTGGGCGCCGACCTTTCCCGCGTGCGTCAGCAGGTTATTCAGCTGCTCAGCGGCTATGAGGGCAACGAGAGCTCCGAAGAGGGCGAGGGTGAGCCCGCGGCTGCTGGCGTGGGCTCCGCTGCGAGCGCTACTAGCGGTAGCAAGATTGGCCAGAAATCGAATTCTCTGGTGCTCGATCAGTTCGGTCGCAACCTCACCCAGGCTGCCAAGGACGGCAAGCTGGATCCGGTAGTGGGGCGCGAAAAGGAAATTGAGCGCGTGATGCAGGTCCTCAGCCGCCGTACCAAGAACAACCCTGTGCTGATCGGCGAGCCGGGTGTGGGTAAGACGGCAGTTGTTGAGGGCTTAGCATTGGACATCGTCAACGGTCGTGTGCCGGAGACGTTGAAAGATAAGCAGCTCTACTCGTTGGATCTGGGTTCCCTGGTCGCCGGTTCCCGTTACCGCGGTGACTTCGAAGAGCGCTTGAAGAAGGTGCTCAAGGAGATCAACCAGCGGGGAGACATCATCCTGTTCATCGATGAGATCCACACCTTGGTTGGCGCCGGGGCTGCGGAGGGTGCGATCGATGCTGCAAGCATCCTCAAGCCCAAGCTGGCGCGTGGTGAGCTCCAGACAATCGGTGCCACCACGCTGGACGAGTACCGTAAGCACATCGAAAAGGATGCAGCCTTGGAACGCCGTTTCCAGCCGGTTCAGGTACCGGAGCCATCCGTTGATCTGACCATCGAGATTCTCAAGGGCCTGCGCGATCGCTACGAGGCACACCACCGCGTGTCTATCACAGATGGCGCACTCGCGGCGGCAGCGCAGTTGGCAGATCGCTACATCACCGACCGCTTCTTGCCGGATAAGGCCGTGGACCTCATTGATGAGGCCGGTGCGCGTATGCGCATCAAGCGGATGACGGCACCGAAGTCCATCCGCGAAGTCGATGAGAAGATTGCAGCAGTCCGCACCAAGAAGGAAGCGGCCATCGATGAACAGGACTTCGAGAAGGCAGCAGCTCTCCGTGATGATGAGCGCAAGTTGACCGAAGAGCGTGAGGAAAAGGAAAAGGCTTGGCGCGCTGGCGAGCTCGACGAGGTTGCAGAGGTCGGCGAGGAGCAGATTGCTGAGGTCATGGGCACGTGGACGGGCATCCCGGTCTTCAAGCTGACCGAGGAAGAGTCCTCCCGTCTGCTGCGCATGGAAGACGAGCTGCATAAGCGCATCATCGGCCAAGAAGATGCAGTCAAGGCAGTATCTCGCGCCATTCGTCGTACTCGTGCAGGCCTCAAGGATCCCAAGCGCCCATCGGGTTCCTTCATCTTCGCTGGTCCATCAGGTGTGGGTAAGACGGAGCTCTCCAAGGCACTGGCGGAATTCCTGTTCGGTGAGGATGACGCCCTAGTGCAGATCGACATGGGTGAGTTCCATGATAAGTTCACTGCTTCTCGCCTGTTCGGTGCCCCTCCGGGATACGTTGGATATGACGAAGGTGGTCAGCTGACCGAGAAGGTTCGGCGCAAACCATTCAGCGTTGTTTTGTTTGACGAGATTGAAAAGGCGCATTCCGAGATTTACAACACCTTGTTGCAGGTTTTGGAAGATGGTCGCCTCACCGATGGGCAAGGTCGCATGGTCGACTTCAAGAACACCGTGCTGATCTTCACGTCAAACCTGGGCACTAGGGACATTTCCAAGGCCGTTGGCATGGGCT containing:
- a CDS encoding inorganic phosphate transporter, producing MTVDTSNAAGAATNNAGAVKGADASDKWWHLAFGLLLLGTVVTFGLWVTDYVGATSHYVVLIVTIFFGLFMAFNIGGNDVANSFGTSVGAGTLTMKQALMVAAVFEVGGAVLAGGSVTETVRSNIVDLDGVQLEPMEFAYIMIAALLGAALWLLVATKMGWPVSTTHSIVGGIVGAAVTTGLITGKGGWDMVQWSEIGQIAISWVLSPVLGGLAAYLLFRAIKGGILRYNEAADVRLRELKQKKIEHRRRHKEAFERLSEVQQISYTNAMARDAQTVMDDDFDREQLESEYYRDLYRLNDEAEDVEAHQALERWVPLLAAIAAVIITAMMLFKGLKNIDFTLSTFNTVLIMLMVGAVVWMAVYIFARTMKNKSLDRSTFLLFSWMQVFTASAFAFSHGSNDIANAVGPFAAVVDVIAHNEIRSSASVPGALMAAAGIALVAGLWFIGRNVIKTVGTGLTNIHPASGFAAELSAAAVVMGASLLGLPVSSTHILIGAVLGVGLVNKAANWNLMKPIALAWIITVPAAAAVGAVGVWILRMAFMG
- the thiD gene encoding bifunctional hydroxymethylpyrimidine kinase/phosphomethylpyrimidine kinase → MNNRNYFPLAPRVLSIAGTDPSGGAGAQADLKSIFAAGGYGLSVVTSLVAQNTQGVRAVHTPGAEFLTQQLAAVFEDVDLDAVKIGMLGDLTTTEVVQNWLANHPVPVLVFDPVMIATSGDRLLAEDAEAAVRSFATSLSAYADHAVITPNIPELAILCEQTPAGSFDEAVAQAQAWSDEHGVNVIVKGGHLNGEEAGNAWVAPHRATESAGAHCATVGTSPLHIASSPRVDSPHTHGTGCSLSSALATRLGGGNSYDAALVWATQWLHGAIEKAAALRVGHGRGPVDHAYRAREKGAFEI
- a CDS encoding AMP-binding protein — its product is MNAAAMSPKLTLRDHADTVGTLAKGTVPLFKSGVLGPMTPMAAGKALQSMYQWRFLPAGLLSIGAARDPFHTAIIDDAGSMTYSELHEQTNTLARALFRSGVRERDKIGVLCRNHRGLILTLCAHGRLGTDIVFFNTGSSAEQTRAVLTEQKVDVMFIDEEFLPLLPKDFNGAHVIVAWEFGDTLGLSREAEAAQKPQSNVRDAIDSGDYATRSNEWASLHEVLRTTPEDLTVPSRPRMGRTIILTSGTTGTPKGARRPEPKTYMPASSIMSRIPLKHHRPAFLAAPMFHTWGFAQIQLALALRNTMILQRKFTPEAAVQVIEKNRPYTIAMVPTMLRRMLDAVPEGFNPGTKIIATSGEALPPAVIEETQKKFGDVLYNLYGSTEVSWASIATPEELRRFPKTAGRPPMATTLKILDNDGKEVPAGETGRIFVKNDMLFEGYTRPGSDKDVVDGMVATGDLGYYNEEGLLFIAGRSDDMIVSGGENVYPQDTENIFTSREEIEEAAVRGVDCPMYGQALCAWVVFKDKKAVELTDEEKRSFEQGVIAEVKQKLARHAVPRYFVYLDELPRNPVGKVVPRELPQPDTGA
- a CDS encoding ATP-dependent Clp protease ATP-binding subunit, with the protein product MFERFTDRARRVVVLAQDEGRALNHNYIGTEHILLGLIQEGEGVAAKALESMGISLDAVRTEVKEIIGTGGHPPSGYIPFTPRAKKVLELALREALQLGHKYIGTEHLLLGLIREGEGVAAQVLVKLGADLSRVRQQVIQLLSGYEGNESSEEGEGEPAAAGVGSAASATSGSKIGQKSNSLVLDQFGRNLTQAAKDGKLDPVVGREKEIERVMQVLSRRTKNNPVLIGEPGVGKTAVVEGLALDIVNGRVPETLKDKQLYSLDLGSLVAGSRYRGDFEERLKKVLKEINQRGDIILFIDEIHTLVGAGAAEGAIDAASILKPKLARGELQTIGATTLDEYRKHIEKDAALERRFQPVQVPEPSVDLTIEILKGLRDRYEAHHRVSITDGALAAAAQLADRYITDRFLPDKAVDLIDEAGARMRIKRMTAPKSIREVDEKIAAVRTKKEAAIDEQDFEKAAALRDDERKLTEEREEKEKAWRAGELDEVAEVGEEQIAEVMGTWTGIPVFKLTEEESSRLLRMEDELHKRIIGQEDAVKAVSRAIRRTRAGLKDPKRPSGSFIFAGPSGVGKTELSKALAEFLFGEDDALVQIDMGEFHDKFTASRLFGAPPGYVGYDEGGQLTEKVRRKPFSVVLFDEIEKAHSEIYNTLLQVLEDGRLTDGQGRMVDFKNTVLIFTSNLGTRDISKAVGMGFSSGGEDDESTQYARMKDKVHDELKKHFRPEFLNRIDDIVVFHQLTKEQIVQMVDLLLRRVTNALEQKDMGLEITEQAKNLLAKRGFDPVLGARPLRRTIQREIEDHLSEKILFGEIGAGEIVTVDVENWDGESNGKDAKFVFGTKVKPLPEAEEASPADEAQEAVVGAAEKQVPEDEAYDNAQESGEGNWSKEQ